The region CTATGCCAATTGAAGTGTTCGGTGCACATAACCTAAGTAATTTAGCAGGTGCTAAATGGGTGTGTCAGTGTATGGGTGTAGATGAAGCCGAATTTTATGAAGCTATTGCTAGTTTTAAAGGCGCAAGTAAACGATTAGAAAAAATTGCTGAATCTAGTAATAAAGTTGCTTATAAAGATTTTGCGCATTCGCCAAGTAAAGTTTCAGCTACTACAAAAGCGGTGAAAGCACAATATCCGGATAGGAAGTTAATTGCTTGTTTAGAATTGCATACCTATAGCAGTTTAAATGCCGAGTTCTTAAAAGAATATCAAGGGGCATTAGATGCAGCCGATGTAGCTGTTGTTTTTTATTCACCCGATGCAGTAAAAATTAAACGTTTGGAAGAAGTAACTTATGACCAAATTGCTCAATCGTTCCAAAGAGAAGATTTAATAATTTACACCAATCCAATCGAATTTAAAAACTTTTTATTCAACCAAAATTTAGATAATTCAGCCTTGTTATTAATGAGTTCTGGAAATTATGGAGGGTTGAATTTTGATGAAGTGAAAGAATTAATCAATTAGTCAATATGGCAATTAGACAATGTGTCAATTTTACTCTAGATTTAATTGGTATATTGACTAATTGTCTAATTGCCGTATTTATAATGTCCCACAATTTTCCAACTAAACAAACAATCTTCTAAAACTTGCCCATTTCCCACATTGTGAACAATCATTGGGCGTTTTCCATCTTTTGATTTAATGTGCGTAATAATACCAATATGGGGTAGCTTGTCTCCAATTATCCAAGTAACTAGTTCACCTGTTTTGTAATCATTGGCATTATTAGATACTTGTATTTTTTTTCCTTTTCTTTCAAAAAAGACTTCTAAATTCGGAACACGTCGATGATCAATATTGGTATCGGTTGTTTTTAATCCCCATTTTTTTAAATTCGGATATGATTCAAAATGAGCTTTCATATCTTCGTGTACTTCTTTCTGTAAATCAATGCCAAGTTTTCGATAAGCACGAATAACTACATCTGTACACACGCCTGTTTTAGCAGGTACATCTCCGTTAGGATATTTTATACAAACATAATCGGGAGTATATACCACCTCTGGATCAATTATGGAAAGTGCAGCATTGGATAATTTTTCTTGAATAGTTTTCGGATTTTTAAGTTTCTCAATACTAGGATCTTGAAAAATATTTTGAAAAGGAGTTGTGCTTTCTTTTTGATAAGAAAGTGTAAATAGAAGTTCCGTTAAGACTAGGATTAGTATTTTGTTCATGTTTAAATAACGAAATAAATTGTAGTATTAGTATGTAGTTTTGTAAATATTTTTTATTTTTGAATTATTAAACGCCAAAAAAAATAGTTATGTACACGCCAATTAATCAGTGGGCCGAAGACGATCGCCCACGTGAAAAATTACTTCTTAAAGGCAAAGTAGCCTTGTCTGATTCCGAATTACTTGCTATTCTCATTGGATCTGGTTCTCGAAATGAAAGTGCTGTTCAATTGTGTCAACGTATATTAAAATCAGTTGATAATAATCTCAACCAGTTAGGAAAATTATCTGTAACTCAATTAATGCAATTTAAGGGAATAGGGGAAGCTAAAGCGCTGTCGATTGTAGCAGCGCTTGAATTGGGAAGAAGAAGAAGGGCAGTGGAGTCAACTCAATTAAAACAAATCACATCTAGTAAAGCGGTATTTGAAATTATGCAGCCCATAATTGGTGAATTGCCTCATGAAGAATTTTGGGTGCTTTATCTTAATAATTCAAATAAAATTGTTCATAAAACACAAGTTAGTAAAGGTGGGTTAACAGGTACCGTTGTAGATACGCGGTTGGTTTTAAAAACTGCTATTGAGTACCATGCCGTTGCAGCTATTTTGTGTCATAATCATCCTTCAGGTAAACTACAAGCAAGTGAACCAGATAAACTAATTACGCAAAAGTTAAAAAGTGCAGGAGCTACAGTAGATGTTCAAATTCTTGATCATGTTATCATTACTGAGCATGGATATTTGAGTTTTCAAGACGAAGGCATTTTTTAATAGCTTAATTTTAAATTTCTTTTAAGAATTATTTTGTTTCGTTTTAGTATCTTGCAACTCCAATGAAAAATAGACTATGATTAGTACAAAAAACATCACTTTCTCCTATCAAAAAGATCAAGTGTTTCATATGCCTGATATCTTTTGTCAGGCAGGTAATACTATTTTGGTAACGGGTAATTCAGGGAAAGGGAAAACTACATATCTGCATATTTTGGCAGGTTTGTTAAAACCAAATTCCGGAGAAATTATAATTGATGGGAAAAATATTGTTGGTTTATCTGAAAGTAAAGGAGATAACTATAGAGGAAAACATATTGGAGTAGTTTTTCAAAAATCACATTTCATTGCTGCTTTAACGGTTTTAGAAAATTTAGAAATGGCAAGTTGGTTAGCAACAGGAAAAAAACATTCAAAACGGGCAAAAGATTTGTTAGCGAAATTAGATATAGTAGAACAGGCTAATAAGTTGCCCTCTCAATTAAGTATTGGACAACAACAACGTGTCTCTATTGCTCGTGCCTTAATGAATGAACCCAAAGTGTTATTAGCAGATGAGCCAACGTCTAGTTTAGATGATAGTAATGCTGAAAAAGTAATTAATTTGCTGGAATCACTTTCCAAAGAATACCATGCAGCATTAATAATAGTAACACATGATTCAAGAATTAAACAACGATTTACTAACCAAATAACAATGGTATGATTGGAAAATTAGCATGGAAAAACATTTGGTTTAAACCATTAAATACCATATTGAGTATTTTATTACTTACAGCCAGTGTAGCGATTATTACAGTTTTAATTTTAGTTGAAAAACAATTTGAAGAAAAATACCAAAGTAATTTAGACGGAGTTGATGTTGTACTGGGTGCACAAGGTAGTCCTTTGCAATTGGTTTTGTCTTCAGTATATCAAGTAGATGACCCAACTGGTAATATTAGTTATGATTCTGCTAAGGTTTGGATGCGTCATCCCTATGTGAAAAAAGCTATTCCTTTGGCGTTTGGAGACAATTATCTTGGTTACAAAATTGTTGGAACAACTACAGATTATTTAGATAAGTTCCAAGCTAAATTTGCAACTGGTAAATCGTTTGAAAAAAATTTCGAAGTAGTAGTTGGGGCAGAAGTTGCAACTAAGTTAAATTTAAAAATTGGGGATAAATTCAAAGGTACTCATGGTAGTGCTGCAGAAGGTGAAGTACATGAACATGGAGAATATGTCGTTGTAGGAATAACTAAACCAACGGGAAAAGTAATTGATAATTTAATTTTATCGAATATTCCTTCAGTATGGCAAATGCATCATCTTGAAGAAAATACTAGTGTTGAAAATCCAGCTCATGGTGAAGAAGGACATGTGCATGAAGAAGGTGATGAACACCAACATGTGCATACAGAGGCTTGTAATCATCAACATGAAGAAACTGATTTAACAATAGATGAACCAGGTATGGAAATTACCTCGGTTTT is a window of Flavobacterium indicum GPTSA100-9 = DSM 17447 DNA encoding:
- a CDS encoding DUF1287 domain-containing protein: MNKILILVLTELLFTLSYQKESTTPFQNIFQDPSIEKLKNPKTIQEKLSNAALSIIDPEVVYTPDYVCIKYPNGDVPAKTGVCTDVVIRAYRKLGIDLQKEVHEDMKAHFESYPNLKKWGLKTTDTNIDHRRVPNLEVFFERKGKKIQVSNNANDYKTGELVTWIIGDKLPHIGIITHIKSKDGKRPMIVHNVGNGQVLEDCLFSWKIVGHYKYGN
- the radC gene encoding RadC family protein encodes the protein MYTPINQWAEDDRPREKLLLKGKVALSDSELLAILIGSGSRNESAVQLCQRILKSVDNNLNQLGKLSVTQLMQFKGIGEAKALSIVAALELGRRRRAVESTQLKQITSSKAVFEIMQPIIGELPHEEFWVLYLNNSNKIVHKTQVSKGGLTGTVVDTRLVLKTAIEYHAVAAILCHNHPSGKLQASEPDKLITQKLKSAGATVDVQILDHVIITEHGYLSFQDEGIF
- a CDS encoding ABC transporter ATP-binding protein; its protein translation is MISTKNITFSYQKDQVFHMPDIFCQAGNTILVTGNSGKGKTTYLHILAGLLKPNSGEIIIDGKNIVGLSESKGDNYRGKHIGVVFQKSHFIAALTVLENLEMASWLATGKKHSKRAKDLLAKLDIVEQANKLPSQLSIGQQQRVSIARALMNEPKVLLADEPTSSLDDSNAEKVINLLESLSKEYHAALIIVTHDSRIKQRFTNQITMV
- a CDS encoding ABC transporter permease yields the protein MIGKLAWKNIWFKPLNTILSILLLTASVAIITVLILVEKQFEEKYQSNLDGVDVVLGAQGSPLQLVLSSVYQVDDPTGNISYDSAKVWMRHPYVKKAIPLAFGDNYLGYKIVGTTTDYLDKFQAKFATGKSFEKNFEVVVGAEVATKLNLKIGDKFKGTHGSAAEGEVHEHGEYVVVGITKPTGKVIDNLILSNIPSVWQMHHLEENTSVENPAHGEEGHVHEEGDEHQHVHTEACNHQHEETDLTIDEPGMEITSVLVEFRNKMGVFVWPRLIAQNTKMQAALPTYQMNRLFELFGVGLNALSYLAFGIMLISGISIFIALFNTLKERKAEFALMRVNGAHRLQLLFVVLSESMLLCIVGYFFGTILGRLGLVWLSKASESDFKLGFNPMEIIWEKEGVLFGLTLLVGFVAALIPAVKAYTLNISKTLSNA